From a single candidate division KSB1 bacterium genomic region:
- a CDS encoding transposase — MQNKYHAPFAEGHFYHIFNRGNNKQTIFFKQENYRYFLVKFDEYMCDFLEVYGFCLLPNHFHFLARAKENLAGLQDLQGLGPSNTRCRIAQAFSNFFNGYTKAINRQEGRTGNLFQRNFKRILIDKEG; from the coding sequence ATGCAAAATAAGTACCACGCTCCCTTTGCAGAAGGGCATTTTTACCATATCTTCAATAGAGGGAATAACAAGCAGACAATCTTCTTCAAACAGGAGAACTACAGATATTTTTTAGTTAAGTTTGATGAATATATGTGCGACTTTTTAGAAGTTTACGGATTTTGTTTATTGCCTAACCATTTCCATTTTTTAGCTCGAGCGAAAGAAAACCTTGCAGGTCTTCAAGACCTGCAAGGTTTAGGCCCTTCTAACACTCGTTGCCGTATCGCCCAAGCCTTTTCTAATTTCTTTAACGGCTACACAAAGGCAATCAACAGACAAGAAGGTCGAACCGGTAATCTCTTCCAAAGGAACTTCAAGCGGATTTTGATTGATAAAGAAGGATAG